One segment of Ipomoea triloba cultivar NCNSP0323 chromosome 12, ASM357664v1 DNA contains the following:
- the LOC115999291 gene encoding transcription factor bHLH95-like, producing the protein MGAESDHGVHIWTERERRKKMRNMFSNLHALLPQLPPKADKSTIVDEAVNYIKTLQQTLQKLQTRKLEILHGFNSNNPSPSIFGSQKLNAELTTREAFLADHHQGSSGALASFIGSSSTPPQPPAFQTWTSPNVILNVCVDDAQISLCCPKKPGLLQAICFVLEKHKIEVVSAQVSSNHHRTSISGAHFCDFASS; encoded by the exons ATGGGAGCTGAGTCTGATCATGGGGTACATATTTGGAcggagagagagaggaggaagaagatgaggaaTATGTTCTCCAATCTCCATGCTTTGCTTCCTCAACTTCCTCCAAAG GCGGACAAATCCACCATTGTTGACGAAGCTGTGAACTATATCAAAACCCTACAACAGACTTTGCAGAAGCTGCAGACTCGAAAACTGGAAATCCTCCATGGATTTAACTCCAATAATCCATCGCCGTCCATTTTCGGCTCACAGAAACTCAACGCCGAGCTCACTACGAGGGAGGCGTTCCTGGCCGATCATCATCAAGGATCTTCCGGCGCTCTGGCTTCCTTCATCGGATCATCATCCACCCCGCCTCAGCCGCCGGCGTTCCAGACCTGGACTTCTCCGAATGTTATCCTGAATGTTTGCGTAGACGATGCTCAAATCAGTCTTTGCTGTCCTAAGAAGCCAGGCCTCCTTCAGGCCATTTGCTTCGTTCTGGAGAAGCATAAAATCGAGGTGGTTTCTGCTCAGGTTTCATCGAATCATCACCGCACCAGTATTTCCGGCGCTCACTTTTGTGATTTTGCTTCGTCGTAG
- the LOC115997982 gene encoding uncharacterized protein LOC115997982 has protein sequence MENRELMLGQNHKLGLEQNQQMALGGLGHSMGMNQSHGLELGQTHEHEHDLGLEHAHESEMGLEQSHEHEGHDEHDYDEDGTGGLAMEQKPENEGQALVLTGENNELDISEHNELAVVDHQELDENMDLAVVENHDMGIDSGDDMLQHGQMVLAHHVLQARTIAATPDFELHVGQEFPDVKSCRRALRDTAIALHFEMQTIKSDKTRFTAKCASEGCPWRIHAAKLPGVPTFTIRTINDSHTCGGIGHLGHQQASVQWVANSVEQRLRENPNYKPKEILEEIHRVHGITLSYKQAWRGKERIMAAMRGSFEEGYRLLPMYCEQVKRTNPGSIASVYSSPSDGCFQRLFISFQASIYGFLNACRPLLGLDRTFLKSKYLGTLLLATGFDGDGGLFPLAFGVVDEENDDNWMWFLSELHNLLEINTENMPRLTILSDRQKGIVDGVEANFPTAFHGFCMRHLSESFRKEFNNTMLVNLLWEAAHALTVIEFEAKVLEIEEISQDAAYWIRRIPPRLWATAYFEGTRFGHLTANIVEQLNTWILEASGLPIIQMMECIRRQLMTWFNERRETSMQWTSILVPTAERRVAEALERARTYQVLRANEAEFEVISHEGTNIVDIRNRCCLCRGWQLYGLPCAHAVAALLSCRQNVHRFTESCFTVATYRKTYSQTIHPIPDKSLWKELIEGDPDAVKADELVINPPKSLRPPGRPRKKRVRAEDRGRVKRVVHCSRCNQTGHFRTTCAAPI, from the coding sequence ATGGAAAACCGTGAGCTGATGCTTGGCCAAAATCACAAATTGGGTCTTGAGCAGAACCAACAGATGGCGCTAGGAGGGCTTGGTCATAGTATGGGTATGAACCAGAGCCATGGATTGGAGTTGGGGCAGACTCATGAACATGAGCATGACCTGGGCTTGGAGCATGCCCATGAGAGTGAAATGGGTTTAGAACAGAGCCACGAGCATGAGGGACATGATGAACATGATTATGATGAAGATGGGACTGGTGGGCTTGCAATGGAGCAGAAACCAGAGAACGAAGGACAAGCATTGGTTCTTACTGGTGAGAACAATGAGTTAGATATATCTGAGCACAATGAGCTGGCAGTTGTTGATCACCAAGAACTTGATGAAAATATGGATCTAGCAGTTGTTGAGAACCATGATATGGGAATTGATTCTGGAGATGACATGCTTCAACATGGTCAGATGGTACTTGCTCATCATGTCCTTCAGGCTCGAACCATTGCTGCCACCCCTGATTTCGAGCTTCATGTGGGACAAGAATTCCCTGATGTCAAAAGTTGTCGTAGGGCCTTGCGTGATACAGCTATTGCCCTTCATTTTGAAATGCAGACCATAAAATCTGATAAAACTCGATTTACTGCTAAGTGTGCCAGTGAAGGATGCCCATGGCGTATTCATGCTGCAAAACTTCCTGGTGTGCCCACCTTCACAATCAGAACCATCAATGACAGCCATACGTGTGGGGGAATTGGTCATCTTGGTCATCAGCAAGCCTCAGTTCAGTGGGTTGCTAACTCTGTTGAGCAACGCCTACGAGAGAACCCCAACTACAAGCCAAAGGAGATCCTGGAAGAAATTCACCGTGTCCATGGTATCACTCTATCATACAAGCAAGCTTGGCGCGGAAAGGAACGGATAATGGCTGCAATGCGTGGTTCCTTTGAAGAAGGATATCGTCTTCTTCCGATGTACTGTGAACAGGTGAAAAGAACAAATCCTGGAAGTATTGCATCTGTCTATTCAAGTCCAAGTGATGGTTGCTTCCAGCGACTGTTTATATCCTTTCAGGCATCTATCTATGGTTTTCTGAATGCTTGCCGTCCACTCCTTGGTCTTGATAGGACATTCTTAAAGAGTAAATACCTTGGAACTCTACTTTTGGCTACTGGTTTTGATGGGGATGGAGGACTTTTTCCATTAGCTTTTGGTGTTgttgatgaagaaaatgatgatAACTGGATGTGGTTTCTTTCCGAACTTCATAACCTACTTGAGATCAATACAGAAAACATGCCGAGGCTTACAATTCTTTCAGATAGGCAGAAGGGCATTGTGGATGGTGTGGAAGCTAACTTCCCTACAGCTTTCCATGGTTTTTGCATGCGTCACTTGAGTGAAAGCTTTCGTAAAGAGTTTAACAATACAATGCTTGTTAACTTACTATGGGAAGCAGCTCATGCACTTACAGTGATTGAATTTGAGGCAAAAGTTCTGGAGATTGAAGAAATATCTCAAGATGCTGCATATTGGATCCGTCGCATCCCACCTCGACTTTGGGCTACAGCATACTTTGAGGGGACAAGGTTTGGGCATTTGACTGCTAACATAGTGGAGCAGCTGAATACCTGGATTCTTGAGGCATCTGGACTTCCAATAATTCAGATGATGGAATGCATAAGAAGACAACTTATGACTTGGTTTAATGAGCGCCGTGAAACTAGTATGCAGTGGACATCAATTCTGGTGCCCACCGCTGAGAGGCGTGTTGCCGAAGCTCTAGAGCGTGCCCGGACGTACCAAGTTCTGCGAGCTAATGAAGCTGAGTTTGAAGTAATATCCCATGAGGGAACCAATATTGTTGACATTAGAAATCGCTGCTGCCTGTGTCGGGGCTGGCAGCTGTATGGTTTACCCTGCGCACATGCTGTTGCAGCCCTACTTTCTTGCAGGCAAAATGTCCATCGATTTACAGAAAGCTGCTTCACAGTTGCAACGTATCGGAAGACATATTCTCAAACCATACATCCCATTCCAGATAAATCGTTATGGAAGGAGTTAATTGAAGGGGATCCTGATGCTGTCAAAGCTGATGAGCTTGTAATTAATCCTCCCAAATCACTTCGTCCTCCTGGCCGGCCAAGAAAAAAAAGGGTTAGAGCAGAAGACCGTGGTCGTGTGAAGCGAGTTGTGCATTGCAGTCGTTGCAATCAGACCGGGCACTTTAGAACAACATGTGCAGCACCAATTTGA
- the LOC115997975 gene encoding probable leucine-rich repeat receptor-like protein kinase At1g35710 produces MSPPAYKLSQLLLLFLTIIRLLPLLSTTTALPFSSPNHLQVPNEVGALLTWKSSLDLRTQSLLTSWVVGSDNPCNWTGIACDGGRSITSLNLTSYGLKGTLRDLSFSSLLHLQVIDLSNNSLHGSISFIKEMSVLKNLTTLYLYQNWFSGHIHQEIGLITSLVDLQLYWNNLTGQIPTSIGNLQNLTTLYLWGNQLSGQIPQEIGLLTSLIDLELDSNNLRGQIPTSIGNLQNLTTLSLWGNQLSGQIPQEIGLLTSLIDLELSNNNLKGQIPASIGNLQNLTTLYLLGNQLSGQIPREIGLLTSLIDLELSNNNLKGQIPTSIGNLQNLTTLYLWRNQLSGNIPQEIRRLTSLVNLGLGLNNLTGQIPTSIGNLQNLTTLYLWGNKFSGHIPQEIGMLKSLVVLVLSSNNLTGQIPISIGNLRSLSTLHLYENQLSGHIPQQIGLLTSLISLELLSNNLTGQIPTSIGNLQNLTTLFLWGNQLSGHLPSIFNNLTRLAMLDLSYNHFIGQLPENLCISRSLKRFVLENNKFIGNIPITLKNCTSLSRVLLQNNQFSGDISKAFGEYPDLYYINLSNNLFHGQLSSSWGNCPKLSALKISYNRISGKLPTNLYNASQLVLLDLSSNELVGMIPKSLEKLVLLTILKLDKNNFSGNISLGIEKLPWLSIFNIAANSFVGLIPEHFESFQRLIVLNLSRNMFVGNVPYGMGKIKLLESLDLSYNALSGQIPQQFEGLTSLQIMNLSHNNLSGYIPSTIAQCLGLLSVDVSYNQLEGPIPNNKAFLEAPYDALINNKDLCGNHSGFEPCSSYNQRNHHKRRNLLLIIILTFGSLFMIISILFLLIIRSKSHVRETPKAITNKDVFAILNFDGKMAYEDIMEATGNFDSIYCIGEGGHARVYRAELSSGQIVAIKRFNNAIGQGVERHKLKSFSNEVRTLTKIRHRNIVKLYGFCASERNSFLIYEYLEEGSLAHILKDGEKAMELGWMKRINVVKAVAKALSYIHHDCLPSIVHRDISAKNILFDCAYEAHVSDFGTARILSLYSSNWTSFAGTFGYAAPEFAYTMEVTEKCDVYSFGVLVLEVIMGKHPGDLITSIFSSLISTAHGILLLKDVLDSRLSTPTKQEAEELILVVKIAIACLNMNPQCRPSMQQVCVLLSKERRYSSYNSLPQITISQLFGLEFPTP; encoded by the exons ATGTCTCCTCCTGCATACAAACTATCCCAATTGCTACTCTTATTCCTTACTATTATACGCCTCCTTCCCCTCCTTTCTACCACAACCGCCCTTCCTTTTTCTTCTCCAAACCACTTGCAAGTCCCAAATGAAGTAGGAGCTCTTTTAACATGGAAGTCAAGCCTTGACCTTAGAACCCAATCCCTACTCACATCATGGGTTGTTGGTAGTGATAATCCTTGCAATTGGACTGGTATTGCTTGCGATGGTGGCCGAAGCATTACAAGCCTAAACCTTACAAGTTATGGGTTAAAAGGTACACTTCGAGATTTGAGTTTCTCATCCTTACTTCATTTACAAGTCATTGATCTTTCCAACAACTCTCTCCATGGGAGCATTTCTTTTATTAAAGAAATGTCTGTCTTGAAAAATTTAACAACTTTGTATCTCTATCAAAATTGGTTTTCCGGTCACATTCATCAAGAAATTGGATTGATAACTTCTCTTGTTGATTTGCAATTATACTGGAATAATCTCACTGGTCAAATCCCAACTTCAATAGGGAACTTGCAAAATTTAACAACTCTTTATCTATGGGGCAACCAACTTTCAGGCCAAattcctcaagaaattgggtTGTTAACTTCTCTTATTGATTTGGAATTGGACTCAAACAATCTCAGAGGTCAAATCCCTACTTCAATTGGGAACTTGCAAAATTTAACAACTCTTTCTCTATGGGGCAACCAACTCTCAGGCCAAattcctcaagaaattgggtTGTTAACCTCCCTTATTGATTTGGAATTGTCTAATAACAATCTCAAAGGTCAAATCCCTGCTTCAATTGGAAACTTGCAAAATTTAACAACTCTTTATCTATTGGGCAACCAACTTTCAGGCCAAATTCCTCGAGAAATTGGGTTGCTAACTTCCCTTATTGATTTGGAATTGTCTAATAACAATCTCAAAGGTCAAATCCCTACTTCAATTGGGAACTTGCAAAATTTAACAACTCTTTATCTATGGCGCAACCAACTTTCAGGCAACATTCCCCAAGAAATTAGACGGTTAACTTCTCTTGTTAATTTGGGATTGGGTTTAAATAATCTCACAGGTCAAATTCCTACTTCAATTGGAAACTTGCAAAATTTAACAACCCTTTATCTATGGGGGAACAAATTTTCAGGCCAcattcctcaagaaattgggATGTTAAAGTCTCTTGTTGTTTTGGTTTTATCTTCAAATAATCTCACTGGTCAAATCCCTATTTCAATTGGGAACTTGCGAAGTTTATCAACTCTACATCTCTATGAGAACCAACTTTCAGGCCACATTCCTCAACAAATTGGGTTGTTAACTTCTCTTATTAGTTTGGAATTACTCTCAAACAATCTCACTGGTCAAATCCCTACTTCAATTGGGAACTTGCAAAATTTAACAACCCTATTTCTATGGGGAAACCAACTTTCAGGCCATTTACCTTCAATATTCAATAATCTTACTAGGCTAGCGATGCTAGACTTATCTTATAATCACTTCATAGGTCAGTTACCTGAGAATTTATGCATTAGCCGTTCACTAAAACGGTTTGTTCTGGAAAATAATAAGTTTATTGGAAATATTCCTATAACTCTGAAAAATTGCACATCTCTTTCCAGAGTGTTACTTCAAAATAACCAATTCTCAGGAGACATATCTAAAGCTTTTGGAGAATATCCAGACTTATATTACATTAATTTGAGTAACAATTTATTCCATGGCCAATTATCTTCTAGTTGGGGAAATTGCCCAAAACTTTCTGCTTTGAAGATTTCATACAACAGAATTTCTGGAAAACTCCCAACAAATCTATACAATGCATCCCAACTTGTTTTGCTTGATCTCTCATCAAATGAACTAGTTGGAATGATTCCCAAGAGTTTGGAAAAGTTGGTATTGTTAACTATTCTTAAGCTGGATAAAAACAATTTTTCTGGCAACATATCACTTGGAATTGAGAAATTACCTTGGCTTTCGATCTTCAACATAGCTGCAAATAGTTTTGTTGGTTTGATTCCAGAGCACTTTGAAAGTTTTCAAAGGTTAATAGTCTTGAACTTGAGCAGGAATATGTTTGTTGGCAATGTTCCTTATGGTatgggaaaaataaaattgcttGAAAGCCTTGACCTCAGTTACAATGCACTCTCCGGTCAAATACCACAACAATTTGAAGGACTTACATCTTTACAAATCATGAACCTTTCTCACAATAATTTATCGGGATATATTCCTTCAACCATAGCCCAGTGCTTAGGTTTATTATCTGTTGATGTATCATACAATCAATTGGAAGGTCCCATCCCAAACAATAAAGCATTTTTGGAAGCTCCGTATGATGCtttgataaataataaagaTCTTTGCGGGAACCATTCTGGCTTCGAGCCTTGCTCCTCATACAATCAAAGAAATCATCATAAGAGAAGAAATTTGCTCTTAATCATAATACTAACATTTGGAAGTTTGTTTATGATTATTAGCATTCTTTTCCTATTGATTATTCGATCAAAGAGCCATGTTAGAGAAACGCCAAAGGCAATTACTAATAAAGATGTGTTTGCAATATTGAATTTTGACGGAAAGATGGCATATGAAGATATCATGGAGGCAACTGGAAATTTTGATTCAATATATTGCATTGGTGAAGGAGGACATGCACGTGTTTATAGGGCTGAGCTATCAAGTGGCCAAATTGTTGCTATAAAGAGGTTTAATAATGCAATTGGGCAAGGAGTTGAGCGACACAAACTCAAAAGTTTTTCAAATGAGGTTCGCACTTTAACAAAGATTAGGCATCGAAATATTGTGAAATTGTATGGTTTTTGTGCTAGTGAGAGAAATTCATTCTTAATTTATGAGTACTTGGAAGAGGGAAGCCTAGCACACATATTAAAAGATGGTGAAAAAGCAATGGAATTAGGGTGGATGAAGAGGATAAATGTGGTTAAAGCTGTGGCTAAAGCTTTATCGTATATTCACCATGATTGTTTACCATCTATTGTACATCGGGATATATCAGCTAagaatattttgtttgattgtGCATATGAAGCTCACGTGTCTGATTTTGGCACCGCAAGAATATTGAGTCTTTATTCATCAAATTGGACTTCATTTGCAGGAACATTTGGCTATGCAGctccag AGTTTGCTTATACTATGGAGGTCACCGAAAAATGTGATGTGTATAGTTTTGGAGTACTAGTACTAGAAGTGATTATGGGTAAACATCCAGGTGACCTCATTACGTCCATTTTTTCATCCCTAATCTCAACCGCTCATGGAATACTACTTTTAAAAGATGTGTTGGATTCTCGACTCTCAACTCCAACAAAGCAAGAAGCCGAAGAGTTGATTTTGGTTGTGAAGATAGCAATTGCATGTTTAAATATGAATCCACAATGTCGGCCAAGCATGCAACAGGTTTGTGTGTTGCTAAGCAAAGAAAGGCGATATTCCTCCTATAATTCACTTCCACAAATTACAATAAGCCAATTGTTCGGTCTTGAATTTCCTACTCCCTAG
- the LOC115997998 gene encoding inactive protein RESTRICTED TEV MOVEMENT 2-like: protein MAMRPRGGAGAGPNRPGRTTTVRPVYETFTPVFQRQQDEEAEKLIIYLPGFSKENIKVSTEGKTTLKVRGERLIGNNKWNRFLEEFQAPEDCNMRGIHARFENGILTITMPIPKKIPPPVTTTNTQQEETTTLQKQPYIPPFLRTKDDHSPPLLAPQTTPQDTQNQPPKVDENISQKETTPPPPPKEVFQQKPLNAASDDGFADKTSQFRDEKRMEGQLIAAKPPNQDDDDFGAYKSLLHSVERQKKKPVGPMFPKDYEDESPPPSPSVLAAAKHGDQKSLEGQEKVTTGGGQKIGLKDFVEGEKISSEVKAKGTITQPLFDDDDDDDDDGRNKTTTAGVDQSVKQTSMTTSGGGGGDFRLGKAAVSDPKEERQLLVNAGVAVLVILALGAYIYNTVGTRKSD, encoded by the exons ATGGCAATGAGACCAAGAGGTGGCGCCGGAGCTGGTCCTAATCGTCCTGGCAGAACCACCACCGTCCGCCCTGTCTATGAAACATTCACGCCTGTTTTCCAGCGCCAACAAGATGAAGAAGCCGAGAAGCTAATTATTTATCTTCCTG GTTTTTCGAAGGAGAATATTAAGGTTAGCACGGAAGGCAAGACGACATTGAAGGTTCGGGGAGAACGCCTAATCGGAAACAACAAATGGAATCGTTTCCTGGAGGAATTCCAGGCTCCAGAAGATTGTAACATGCGAGGAATTCATGCCAGGTTTGAGAATGGAATCCTCACTATAACAATGCCAATTCCCAAGAAAATCCCACCACCTGTGACAACAACTAATACCCAACAAGAAGAAACTACAACTCTGCAGAAACAACCCTATATCCCTCCTTTCCTCAGGACTAAAGATGACCATTCCCCTCCATTATTAGCCCCTCAAACCACACCTCAAGACACCCAAAACCAACCACCAAAAGTAGATGAAAATATTAGCCAGAAGGAAAcaactcctcctcctcctcctaagGAAGTTTTTCAGCAAAAGCCTTTAAATGCTGCTAGTGATGATGGTTTTGCTGACAAAACTTCCCAATTCAGAGATGAGAAGCGTATGGAAGGACAATTAATAGCAGCAAAGCCGCCTAAtcaagatgatgatgattttggTGCTTATAAATCTCTGCTCCATAGTGTTGAGAGGCAGAAGAAGAAACCTGTTGGGCCAATGTTTCCCAAAGATTATGAAGATGAATctcctcctccttctccatCAGTACTTGCTGCTGCAAAACATGGGGATCAGAAAAGTTTGGAGGGTCAAGAAAAGGTCACTACTGGTGGTGGACAAAAGATAGGCCTTAAAGATTTTGTTGAAGGGGAGAAAATTAGCAGTGAAGTGAAAGCAAAGGGAACAATTACACAACCattatttgatgatgatgatgatgatgatgatgatggtagaAACAAAACAACAACTGCAGGGGTTGATCAAAGTGTTAAACAAACTTCAATGACTactagtggtggtggtgggggagATTTTAGATTGGGAAAGGCAGCAGTTAGTGATCCGAAAGAAGAAAGACAGTTGCTGGTGAATGCTGGTGTGGCTGTGCTGGTGATTCTAGCGCTTGGGGCTTATATCTACAACACCGTGGGGACTAGGAAATCtgattaa